Below is a window of Quercus robur chromosome 6, dhQueRobu3.1, whole genome shotgun sequence DNA.
GGGTGGAATTCTTGCGGTATCTGATTTCCAGTCAAATTGAAAAACCGAAGTTTGGAAAGGTTAAAAATGCTAGGAGGAAATGCACCAAAAAGATTATTGTGAGAGAATTCGAGATGGGTGAGTTTAGAAAGGTCTCCAATACTATCAGGAATAGTTCCATAAAGCGAGTTTTGtaaaagatagagagaatggAGGTTGGGAAAGGAAGATAAGTTAAGGTTGTAAAGCGTACCTTTCAAACCAAAACTGGAAAGGTTTAGGCGAGTGACACCCAATTCCATATCATCGTAAGTAATTCCAACCCAATTAATGCATGGGTGGTCTCCAACCCACGAAGACAGGAGAGatttgttttggttgtcaagACTGGCTTTCCAGTTTAGAAGAGCTTCTGCTTCCTCAAATGCTTTACCTACTTCAGCTGTAGCAGCCACAGAAGATGTGGAGAAAGCATAGGTAGCAAAATGGAGCAAGGAAACCAACAAAAGTACAAGGCTACAGAACAAGACTTTGAATGCCATAACTTTGGTAGCTGTTTGTGTTACGGAGGCTGTGTCTCGAGAGTGGATATTGCGTGTGTCTGCAAACTTTGCGTGCATGGGTTGATGAAGAATTTGGCTACTGGTGTGAGGGATTTATAGATAGAATAATCCAGTACAGCTTCTATATTTGTTTACTGGttcagaattttctttttttgaattctacTGGTTCAAATTTataagctaaaaataaaaaaatactggTTCAGATTTTGGTCCTTCGGGAATTGTGGTTGCAATTGGTTAATGAAATACAATTGGAATTAGGAAAGAACGCAAAAGAAGTTTAATGTGGTGTTTCTGTGTTGTCTCATGACTCTCATCTGTCCATTAATGAGTTAGATAGGTTGTCTTATCATCGAAGCAATCAACAAAGTGCGTGGCACCCCCACCCTAAAGAGTCTCTATAATATTACGTCTGATTCGGTGCCAATTTTCCATTGAAATGAAAGATCtgttcaaagaaagaaaaagtggcGTTTGCATgtgaaagatagagagagaatagTAGAGTGTCCGTGTGTATATGTTAGACTGTCAGTATGTGAATATGTGTGACACATCCTAACCTTCcctttgaagaagaagatgagtgGCCAAAGAGTCAAAAAAGCAACCGAGACTTTAGTGGGTCCCACTCCCATTCTGATAGTCAGTGCTAGAATCATTCAATTTTTGGAGGCCTAACTAAATTGGACCCATTGACTGATGCCTTTGAATTTGGATTCGAggataaaatctaaaaatcttgCTCGATGGTTTTAAAAGATTGAgggtttttgttgattttaaaattattaaatttgaaattatataaaaaaatcaatggatATGAAAAGCAAAgacatttttaatttattttatttaaaattcaaatctaaatctaaattTAAGTTTTCAAATATAACTTCAAAATATTTGTCTATGAATCattttaatacaattttcatGGAAAATGATGATGCTGAAAAATCACTAATGAGCCATATCGCCTTTGCACACCCGAAACAATACCTGcataacaaaaagagaagacctaacagagagcaccagTGTGATGCCGgtcaaataccctccgaaggtcaagttagaactttttcacaactctagagtgtcaGAACTGGGGTGAATTAtgtgtacctttttttttaaagtcttcgggtttttatagtagtgtagaatcAAACTCCTTTGCTTGCGTCACAAGTTTTTTCCTTATGGAGAAAATCTCCATTAATGTGCGTATATTCTAGAATCCTCTTCATGTTAGAATTCTATTCATATTGGGACTTTATGGACTAGGGTTAATCTTGAGACGCAAGTCGTTTCCATTTAGGGTTTCTTGGAGACCACATAATGACCAGTTGAGTGCCACATGGCCTTTTGATTTGTCCACCCTGTGTCTGTTCACTATTAGCCCATTTGTCTCGCACTGTCAAGTCCATCTAAGTGGATCCGTCACCTCCAATTTTGTCCctctttagaaaatataaaaaattgtaagaaaattagttttttttaacaatttttttttaaatatttattaaatcaaTTAGGATATCATTAcctattcccaaaaaaaaatgtaacacaatttttaaagaaattgtaaggttgaatttattcaaccatctaattgactttattctgtgccaaatttgcttgtaattcagcatttagtaaccatGTATCTAGGTgagtttgttgtaagggtagtgagtgagatagagtgaagattgctcaagagtgtgtaagaaaacagagagtcgcgggtggactcgcggctgcaagccgccagaagctgcacacgtgccaagcatgctggaagatgaacagtcatgctagctggagcactacaggacaaaacaggacaactggccatacggttaactcgcgactggatctcgcgacttggttaagccgcgaggtcaagccgcgagccacccctgttttgccaaaacctgacgtttcacattcctctcccactccagtataaatacccctttaacccacgattgaaagagagcttccaaagagaattttgagagagaaaccctaaagaaaaaccagattgcttcacccacaatctataccttagagtctcttcaaattcccttactctcttcctctccattgtcaaatccttgagaggcattataccaaacctggttctcaccatcatcatctctgtgagacagtcgtttggagttctgggaagcagttaggaaggagccaatattcattggttgatgctacggtctagtagcggaatccggtaagctagaaaagaaaaaggttcagcgcaacctcgttggagcaagaagcttggagggcttaggtgcactgggtagattaggcttggagggtctattgctgtccttgtatcccaactgtattttctagtggattgattaccgcttggagggcggcggagaggtttttcgccgaggacttcggtttcctcttcgataacacatcgcgtgttgtctttgtgtttgcatcttccttcctctctatctttgtctttatattatctgctgtgattttattatgttatggcttagatagtatttaatctatttcacattatagcatatgttaagtttccgcacacttgttgtttaacatattgcttgtgttggttaagttaatttttgggggtctaaacgttcaaaagtgtttttgtacacgtttttgaactttcagaaataaataagataaaaacACTTTGTGATTTCTATATTTTgatcatattaatttttaatttggttatcaaattttcattgattttattttattccttaTAGTCTTATATGGGTTAACTTTTGTTAGTTCTTAAGAAAAGAATAATTATGTGATTATCtcattgtcaaaaaaaaaaaaaaaatcttcaattgATTTGCGCCTCTAGTCATAAGATGgttatgtgatttttttattcaaaaaagcTAATAAAAGTTAGTTATAAGGATCAATTTGGCAGATATAGAAACCTCAAGgaattttaaggaaaattgaAACTCATGACGTGTTTTTATAGCTGGCCCGAACCCTAGGGATTGTTCTTACATTTAGGATTAAGCCTAAAATATTTCAGCCATCAAGATTCAAGTAATGACATTATTAATcaaaagtcttgtaactcaattattTGACACTTCCTCGCGTTTTCAACGTAAAAATCCAGATATCAAATCCCTCATCTTCgactatcaaattaaaaaaaataaaataaaaaagtaacaacattatataattttctaacttttctttaaaataatttattataatattacgTAAACATaaatgtagggacacgatttgtttaacggcccaagagtGACGTTAGGCTCGTATGCAAAggaccccaacaatatgatttgtagagagtgggcttgaaaggcatgaccttgggcacaggtgaaCGGTTTGATCGTGGCGTCTATGGAAATTCTTATATGGGCGAGcctggcttgactagctaagccctccattggTACGGGTTGTGGGACTCCagtcctcggacgctgtcctTGGACCCTTATATCCTTTCCTTTCTCTATTTTACCGGGGGAGAGACCCCCCCATTCCTTCTGGGGGgtctttcctttttatactcGTCTTTCTCTTTTCCCTTCGAGTTCACGTGTCAGTCTCATTTTTCTGGGGTGCAGActtgtcctgtcaacccataccccgtatggtttggggtcgttgggaaagttaaagggtatggtttagagtatggacttgtcagatacagggcttggtattatgatgttggtagctttttcccttaccctgcccctgaactcagtttcttcctttcttcaggcatttcgtgaggtgccgagcaggaggttgtcctcggcaatgactctcctcggcttgggccctaggccctgggcccccatgtagaatgggcctgggccgcgaattcactagccccacaataAAGATaatcaacattaaaaaaaccataaaaataatcaatactaccattctttgtttgtttgtttgtttttttttaattttttttattcaatattaatttttttaagaacacAACATTTACTGcacaatttttcacaaataTCCTATGTGACAAACTGTGATTAATTGCTTTTTACTTTCAGATAAATCCATCATTTTTTTCCCACCACTTAATATTTGCCACATTAGAGTTGTGGTGCAAAATATTGTggttctagatttttttttcagttaatatttatcattttctcaGTAAACCCTAGGATACATcacaaagagagagataattttaaaattacaaccctatattttttcttgaaattattacttttacatttataattttaaaaagttgcattctcattttaaatatatatatatatatatatatatatatatatattgtttattttttccattaactagatttataaaataaaaatataaaaaaaaactttttcttttctttgtacaATCTCTCAataactcaacaattttaatagtatatattattatatattaattaaaaaaatttcaaaagtatCCCCGGTCTTTTTCTAGTTTCAAAATTGATTGTGTGAGAATGATATGATCGTAACTGCTTGGCAtacactagttttttttttttttttttttttttatagaatatatattaaagtatattcttatactttaaaaagtaagattttaaaaaaccatatataaacaaaattagaTATATAAAACTAAAGGAAAAGGCTTGTAACAAAGAAAGATATAAAAATTCAAGCAGTAAAAGTCAGTGTATTAGTAAATTCgtttacctttaatttttttttcttttttgttttggccGTGTGTTTTActggtgggttttgtgtggtTTCATGGTGTAATATGGTCTTGATTGGTCATTTATTAGGACCAAAGTTGTTTCTTCCATTATTAgaaaaatagtttatatttctagcattattctttctttttagaacTTGCTATGTATACCGTTCTTAGCAAGTTGATTTAACTCAAACTAATAGTCcctatcattatatatataaatacccTTGTTTTCTCCTTGACTGAATTCTGAATAGATGCCTTTGTTAATTTTTCGAATTAGATGTTATCAGTTTCTGTCATTTTATATAAAGTATtcttgttgatttaattttacaacaaaGTTGTAgggaattattttttgttactgACTAGTAAGCAGCTGTGATtgattcaaggaaaaaaaaaatggtattaagCTAGGTCTAGGGCCCTTGATtgacggaaaaaaaaaatggtaccaAGTTAAGTCTAATTTagctattttacaacatttttacaaaatgctaATGTGGCcaacctcttattggttttcatctaagtTGGTTGTATTATTGCCCCTACgatatacaactatataataGGCCACCATATATTTCAAAATGTACTTTACTCAAATGAAAGAATGAGCACAAGTTCATGCATTTTGGGAAAGTAGGTGGTATAGTTTTAACTTTGCATGAACTACTTTTATACAGAGTGATCAAAAAGTGAGTCAAACGAAGTCTTCGTTCCCACTAGCTAGCTATagtacatatatattttaagctAGATAATCATAGTTATCTAAAAGGCTAAAACTGTGATTTGCTAGCAAAAGAATTCCTCAAATGTGTGGTGGCCACATGACTCCATTCTATAAGTTAGATGTATTAGGGTTCATCACTTCATTGGGtcaaggtctttttttttttttttgacgaacATTGGATCAAGGTCTTGTTAATCCAAAGACTTTTGTATGTCTGTATTTTCAGGACAATTCAATGTAACCTAATCATACTAGAATCATGATAGAGTTGGGCTAGATTCTCTATAAATTCTATAACTGTACAATGAAatcaatttaatttgttatcttCTTAGAATAAGATGTTAGGCTAGAGCGACCACATTAGCTTGTGGAAAgttttgtaaaatagaaaaagttacactttttacacattttagccaaaaaaaacacccacatcagtgggtgtaaaattgtgcatttatgcacaattgctaCAATAATTGTGCATATATGCATGATTACTGTAAC
It encodes the following:
- the LOC126690268 gene encoding probable leucine-rich repeat receptor-like protein kinase At1g35710, which produces MHAKFADTRNIHSRDTASVTQTATKVMAFKVLFCSLVLLLVSLLHFATYAFSTSSVAATAEVGKAFEEAEALLNWKASLDNQNKSLLSSWVGDHPCINWVGITYDDMELGVTRLNLSSFGLKGTLYNLNLSSFPNLHSLYLLQNSLYGTIPDSIGDLSKLTHLEFSHNNLFGAFPPSIFNLSKLRFFNLTGNQIPQEFHPR